The following are encoded in a window of Salinibacter ruber DSM 13855 genomic DNA:
- the hepT gene encoding type VII toxin-antitoxin system HepT family RNase toxin: protein MVDPSVIRRRLQKLGEHLDILRKTQQYSRSEFVDDPHLYGSAERFLQLSIEAINDVASHVAVDENLGAAERAQDLPHIFESEGLIGGELRDQWADMIGFRNVLVHDYIDIDRTIVHDAIQNRLGEIERLRSVFARYL from the coding sequence ATGGTTGACCCAAGTGTGATCCGGCGCCGGCTGCAGAAGCTCGGTGAGCATCTCGACATTCTGAGGAAAACACAGCAGTATTCTCGTTCGGAATTCGTCGACGACCCTCACCTCTACGGAAGTGCTGAGCGATTTCTGCAGCTGTCGATCGAAGCCATCAACGATGTGGCCAGCCATGTGGCCGTCGATGAGAACCTCGGGGCCGCGGAACGGGCTCAGGATTTGCCCCACATTTTCGAGTCCGAAGGACTGATCGGGGGGGAACTGCGCGACCAGTGGGCCGACATGATTGGCTTTCGGAATGTGCTCGTACACGACTACATCGACATTGACCGCACCATTGTGCACGACGCGATTCAGAATCGCCTCGGTGAAATTGAGCGGCTCCGCTCCGTGTTTGCTCGGTATCTCTGA
- the rfbB gene encoding dTDP-glucose 4,6-dehydratase → MNDTLLVTGGAGFIGSAVVRHLIQETEATVVTVDALTYAGHRENLAPVMESPRHHFEQEDITDAPVMHRLFEEHEPDGAIHLAAESHVDRSIGGPAAFVQTNVVGTQVLLEAARTYWEDQGRPGGFRFLHVSTDEVYGELGETGAFTEETPYDPSSPYSASKAGADHLARAWHRTYDLPVLITNCSNNYGPHQHPEKLIPVVILNALEGEPIPVYGDGKNVRDWLYVKDHVRALLRVLTEGRVGETYNIGGGQERENIAVVRQICDILDETRPPGSTLETKSHHDLITFVEDRPGHDWRYAIDASKIEGELGWAPEVSFEEGLRRTVDWYVEHRDWVRAVQG, encoded by the coding sequence ATGAACGACACCCTTCTTGTCACCGGTGGGGCCGGTTTTATCGGCTCGGCGGTGGTGCGCCACCTCATCCAAGAGACCGAGGCGACGGTTGTCACAGTCGACGCCCTCACCTACGCCGGGCATCGCGAAAACCTCGCGCCGGTGATGGAAAGTCCCCGTCACCATTTCGAGCAGGAGGACATCACCGACGCCCCGGTGATGCATCGGCTGTTCGAGGAGCATGAGCCAGATGGGGCAATCCACCTCGCGGCGGAGTCGCACGTGGACCGCTCCATCGGCGGCCCCGCCGCCTTCGTGCAGACGAATGTGGTCGGCACGCAGGTGCTGCTGGAGGCGGCGCGGACCTACTGGGAAGACCAGGGCCGGCCGGGCGGCTTTCGCTTCCTCCACGTCTCGACCGACGAGGTGTACGGGGAGCTCGGGGAGACCGGCGCGTTCACGGAGGAGACGCCCTACGACCCGAGTTCCCCGTATTCGGCCAGCAAGGCCGGGGCCGACCACCTCGCCCGGGCGTGGCACCGCACCTACGACCTGCCGGTGCTCATCACGAACTGCTCGAACAACTACGGCCCGCATCAGCACCCGGAGAAGCTGATTCCGGTCGTGATCCTGAATGCCTTAGAGGGTGAGCCCATTCCGGTGTACGGCGACGGGAAAAATGTGCGCGATTGGCTTTACGTGAAGGACCATGTGCGGGCCCTGCTGCGCGTGCTGACTGAGGGGAGAGTGGGCGAAACCTACAACATCGGGGGGGGGCAGGAGCGAGAGAACATTGCGGTCGTCCGCCAGATTTGTGATATCCTCGATGAGACGCGGCCGCCGGGCAGCACCCTTGAGACGAAGAGCCACCACGACCTGATTACATTTGTGGAGGATCGGCCGGGGCACGACTGGCGCTACGCCATCGACGCGAGCAAAATCGAAGGCGAGCTCGGGTGGGCGCCTGAGGTCTCGTTTGAGGAGGGCCTGCGCCGGACGGTCGACTGGTACGTAGAGCACCGCGACTGGGTGCGGGCGGTGCAGGGCTGA
- the rfbD gene encoding dTDP-4-dehydrorhamnose reductase encodes MPDATASILLLGATGQVGHALRRTLAPLGRVHTPGRAAVDLTDLTSVRAAVRELGPDLVVNAAAYTDVDGAEEEPGRAARINAEAPRVLAEAARAVGAWLVHYSTDYVFGGTKRAPYTEADAPSPISVYGRTKRDGEAAIQAVGGRHLILRTSWVYSRRRSNFVRTMLGLAAENDRLTVVDDQIGVPTWAGWCAEATASVCERLLADDAAPEAGCYHLAGTGQTSWYGLARAVFAQFGRTDVAAQPVSSDEYETAAPRPAYTVLDSSRARAAFDLPATTWTAQLDRFRKRVRTAGGERLARG; translated from the coding sequence ATGCCCGACGCGACCGCTTCCATTCTGCTGCTCGGCGCCACCGGCCAGGTGGGCCACGCGCTGAGGCGTACCCTCGCGCCGCTCGGCCGAGTGCACACGCCAGGCCGCGCCGCGGTGGACCTGACGGACCTGACGTCCGTGCGGGCGGCGGTGCGAGAGTTGGGGCCGGACCTTGTCGTAAACGCGGCGGCCTATACCGACGTGGACGGGGCGGAGGAGGAGCCAGGGCGGGCGGCCCGGATCAACGCCGAGGCGCCCCGCGTGCTGGCCGAGGCGGCCCGGGCAGTGGGGGCCTGGCTGGTGCACTACTCCACGGACTACGTGTTTGGCGGGACGAAGCGCGCCCCGTACACCGAGGCCGACGCCCCCAGCCCCATTAGCGTATACGGGCGAACGAAGCGGGACGGGGAGGCGGCCATTCAGGCCGTCGGCGGGCGCCACCTCATCCTGCGCACGAGCTGGGTGTACAGCCGCCGCCGCTCGAATTTCGTGCGGACCATGCTGGGCCTGGCGGCCGAGAACGACCGGCTGACCGTGGTGGACGACCAGATCGGCGTGCCGACCTGGGCGGGCTGGTGCGCGGAGGCGACGGCGTCGGTCTGCGAGCGTCTCCTCGCGGACGACGCCGCGCCGGAGGCCGGGTGCTACCACCTCGCCGGCACAGGCCAGACGAGCTGGTACGGCCTCGCCCGGGCGGTCTTCGCGCAGTTTGGGCGCACGGACGTGGCGGCCCAGCCGGTGTCGTCGGACGAATACGAAACGGCCGCGCCCCGCCCGGCCTACACCGTGCTCGACTCCAGCCGCGCCCGGGCCGCGTTCGACCTGCCGGCCACGACGTGGACGGCGCAGCTGGACCGGTTCCGCAAGCGCGTGCGGACTGCCGGCGGGGAGCGCCTGGCGCGCGGCTGA
- a CDS encoding nucleotidyltransferase family protein encodes MAGPLVSYWNTMRRRGGQARREQERRRCRAQKTARRVAEYLRHTYGAARVVLSRPVAGEEVPLGPQSDIDLAVRGLDKDDYFEAVARVQDEAAPFQVDLVRLEQCPASLRDVVRREGREI; translated from the coding sequence ATGGCGGGCCCGCTTGTCTCCTACTGGAACACGATGCGCCGACGGGGCGGACAGGCCCGCCGCGAGCAGGAGCGGCGTCGCTGTCGCGCGCAGAAGACCGCCCGACGGGTTGCCGAGTATCTCCGGCACACCTACGGCGCAGCCCGCGTCGTGCTGTCTAGGCCTGTGGCCGGTGAGGAGGTGCCCCTCGGGCCCCAGTCGGACATTGATCTGGCCGTTCGGGGGCTCGACAAGGATGACTATTTTGAGGCCGTCGCCCGTGTTCAGGACGAGGCGGCCCCATTTCAGGTCGATCTGGTTCGTCTCGAACAGTGTCCCGCGTCGCTCCGGGACGTGGTTCGGCGGGAGGGCCGCGAGATATGA
- the mntA gene encoding type VII toxin-antitoxin system MntA family adenylyltransferase antitoxin, whose translation MLSEATEHRLRNVFADHPAVRAAYLFGSVAAGRERDRSDLDLGIVVDSDRWEPTDDKVPLITDCMEAAGRDWIDLVVLNGAPLVLQFEAVRPNAPLYGADDFDHGAFVSKVVRMYWDFEPHLRRQRKALKERLQEKAHG comes from the coding sequence ATGCTTTCCGAGGCCACTGAGCATCGGCTCCGAAACGTCTTTGCGGATCACCCTGCCGTGCGGGCGGCGTACCTCTTCGGATCCGTTGCGGCGGGTCGCGAACGGGACCGCAGCGACCTTGACCTCGGCATCGTCGTCGATTCCGATCGGTGGGAGCCCACCGACGACAAGGTCCCGCTCATCACCGACTGCATGGAGGCGGCAGGGCGGGACTGGATCGACCTCGTCGTGCTCAACGGTGCCCCCCTCGTGCTGCAGTTTGAGGCCGTGCGGCCGAACGCACCGCTCTACGGCGCGGATGACTTCGACCACGGAGCGTTCGTCTCAAAGGTGGTGCGCATGTACTGGGACTTCGAGCCCCACCTCCGGCGGCAGCGCAAGGCCCTCAAAGAACGCCTGCAAGAGAAGGCCCATGGTTGA
- a CDS encoding nucleotidyltransferase domain-containing protein codes for MEPPVLDTIIERIVEVADPERIILFGSAAHGEMGPHSDLDLLVVRKVEGRSRGHLVEEIYMNLIGVGQAVDVIVVSPEEIEEYRDSHSLVISPALDEGQEVYRATREAASSG; via the coding sequence ATGGAACCGCCAGTCCTTGATACCATCATCGAGCGCATTGTGGAGGTGGCTGATCCCGAACGCATCATCCTGTTTGGGTCGGCGGCGCACGGGGAGATGGGGCCGCACAGTGACCTGGATCTGTTGGTGGTGAGAAAGGTCGAGGGGAGGTCCCGGGGACATCTCGTGGAGGAGATCTACATGAATCTCATCGGTGTAGGTCAGGCAGTAGATGTGATCGTCGTGAGCCCGGAAGAGATTGAAGAGTACCGTGACAGCCACTCGCTAGTCATTTCGCCAGCTCTGGATGAAGGCCAGGAGGTGTACCGTGCCACACGAGAAGCAGCGTCGTCCGGATGA
- the rfbC gene encoding dTDP-4-dehydrorhamnose 3,5-epimerase — MTVSETSLPGVRLIEPDVYTDDRGSFAELWNVRDYGHHGLDVTFVQDNLSRSREGVLRGLHFQNPRAQGKLISVLEGAVYDVVVDVRAGADTFGAWEGQVLSAENARQLYVPEGYAHGFVATSGEVLFHYKCTDFYHPEADRTVRWDDPALGIDWPTEDPILSEKDAGAPALDEIPREALRFDDVR, encoded by the coding sequence ATGACCGTTTCTGAGACCTCCCTTCCCGGCGTGCGCCTGATCGAGCCGGACGTCTACACGGACGATCGCGGCTCGTTCGCCGAGCTGTGGAACGTGCGGGACTACGGCCACCACGGCCTTGACGTCACGTTCGTGCAGGACAACCTGTCCCGGTCCCGCGAAGGGGTACTGCGGGGGCTGCACTTCCAGAACCCCCGGGCGCAGGGGAAGCTGATTTCGGTGCTGGAGGGTGCCGTCTACGACGTGGTCGTCGACGTGCGGGCGGGGGCGGATACGTTTGGAGCGTGGGAGGGGCAGGTCCTCTCGGCCGAGAACGCGCGGCAGCTGTACGTGCCGGAGGGCTACGCCCACGGCTTCGTGGCGACGAGCGGCGAGGTCCTCTTCCATTACAAGTGCACCGACTTCTACCACCCGGAGGCCGACCGGACGGTCCGGTGGGACGACCCGGCCCTTGGCATCGACTGGCCAACAGAAGACCCGATCCTGTCGGAGAAGGATGCGGGGGCGCCTGCGCTGGACGAAATCCCCCGCGAGGCCCTTCGGTTCGACGACGTGCGATGA
- a CDS encoding SLC13 family permease: MAPLSSLGPDAWITVAVVVGLVGALMSDLGRPDLVLLSGLAALLVTGVVPPAEAFAGFSNPAVLTVGALYVVAGGVQQTSALSRLDRVLFPNTTRLGPVLARFMVPTSVLSGLLNNTPIVAMLTPRLQEWADAQDIPASKLMIPLSYAAITGGMMTLVGTSTNLIVAGLMEAEGYDPLSLFDVTWVGVPAALVVVAYFVLGGHRLLPDRGTSAPAAERRLGQNMFEVTVTAPSPIVGQTVAEAGLRDLGDAYLTHVRRGTEVLQGRPDRTLEQGDILAFNGSLAARERLLERPGLSRTLPHPDGTHDDPARYETLPLYEAVIAESSNLVGTTLGEANFREQYQGVVLGIQRQDEPVTSPVGTTELQAGDLLIVEAPGDFEERWSSGSREEFYLVAPRDGRARQGGAPEHDDEETDRSGRAPIALGLTGTMVLAAATGLAPIVTAAFLAALLMILAGCIRPAEAQRALNVQVLVVIAAALGIGKAIETTGLATAAAQGVLSVAEPFGPVVVLVALYLLTNLLTEIITNNAAAVLMLPVAMAAASSLGAPPVAFGVLVAVAASASFLTPIGYQTNLMVMAPGGYRFSDYARVGWPVTLLVMGTSVGIISLVWL, from the coding sequence GTGGCTCCGCTTAGCAGTCTCGGCCCCGATGCCTGGATCACCGTTGCCGTGGTGGTTGGGCTGGTAGGAGCGCTGATGTCGGACCTCGGGCGCCCGGACCTTGTGCTGCTGAGCGGCCTCGCCGCGCTGCTCGTCACGGGCGTCGTGCCGCCGGCGGAGGCCTTTGCCGGGTTCTCCAACCCCGCCGTCCTCACCGTGGGCGCCCTCTATGTGGTGGCCGGGGGAGTGCAACAGACGAGTGCCCTCTCGAGGCTCGACCGGGTGCTCTTTCCCAACACCACGCGGCTCGGGCCCGTTCTGGCCCGCTTCATGGTGCCGACCTCCGTCCTGTCCGGGCTGCTCAACAACACGCCTATCGTGGCGATGCTCACGCCGCGCCTGCAGGAATGGGCCGATGCGCAGGACATCCCCGCCTCGAAGCTGATGATCCCGCTCTCCTACGCGGCCATCACCGGGGGCATGATGACGCTCGTCGGGACCTCCACGAACCTCATCGTGGCGGGGCTGATGGAGGCGGAAGGGTACGATCCGCTTTCGCTCTTCGACGTCACCTGGGTCGGCGTCCCTGCGGCCCTAGTCGTCGTTGCCTACTTCGTCCTGGGTGGGCATCGGCTGCTGCCGGACCGCGGCACCTCCGCCCCGGCGGCCGAGCGGCGGCTGGGCCAGAACATGTTCGAGGTCACGGTGACCGCACCGTCCCCCATCGTGGGCCAGACGGTGGCCGAGGCGGGCCTGCGAGACCTCGGTGACGCCTACCTGACGCACGTCCGCCGTGGGACGGAGGTGTTGCAGGGCCGCCCGGACCGCACCCTTGAACAGGGCGACATCCTGGCCTTCAACGGCAGTCTGGCCGCACGCGAGCGGCTTCTGGAGCGCCCCGGCCTCTCGCGCACCCTGCCCCATCCGGACGGGACCCACGACGACCCCGCCCGCTACGAAACCCTGCCGCTTTACGAAGCGGTCATCGCCGAATCGTCGAACCTGGTGGGCACCACGCTGGGGGAGGCCAACTTCCGCGAGCAGTACCAGGGCGTCGTCCTTGGCATCCAGCGCCAGGACGAGCCGGTGACGAGCCCGGTGGGCACGACGGAGCTGCAGGCGGGCGACCTGCTGATCGTGGAGGCGCCCGGCGACTTCGAGGAGCGGTGGAGCAGCGGGAGCCGAGAGGAATTCTACCTCGTGGCGCCCCGCGACGGACGGGCGCGCCAGGGCGGGGCGCCTGAACACGACGACGAGGAGACGGATCGGTCGGGGCGGGCGCCGATTGCCTTAGGGCTAACGGGCACGATGGTACTGGCCGCAGCAACGGGCCTGGCCCCCATCGTCACGGCCGCCTTCCTCGCGGCCCTCCTCATGATCCTGGCCGGGTGCATCCGGCCGGCGGAGGCGCAGCGGGCGCTCAACGTGCAAGTGCTCGTCGTGATCGCAGCGGCCCTTGGGATCGGGAAAGCCATCGAGACCACCGGCCTCGCGACGGCGGCGGCCCAGGGGGTGCTCTCCGTCGCCGAGCCGTTCGGGCCCGTGGTCGTCCTCGTGGCGCTGTACCTTCTCACCAACCTGCTCACCGAAATCATCACGAACAACGCTGCGGCGGTGCTGATGCTGCCCGTCGCGATGGCCGCGGCGTCGAGCCTCGGGGCCCCGCCCGTGGCCTTCGGGGTCCTCGTGGCCGTGGCGGCCTCCGCGAGCTTCCTCACGCCCATCGGGTACCAGACGAACCTGATGGTGATGGCGCCGGGGGGGTACCGGTTTAGCGACTACGCCCGCGTAGGCTGGCCGGTGACGCTGCTGGTCATGGGAACGTCGGTGGGCATCATTTCGCTGGTGTGGCTGTAG
- the rfbA gene encoding glucose-1-phosphate thymidylyltransferase RfbA: MSNDETDPSTRTRKGILLAGGAGTRLYPATRAVSKQLVPVYDKPMVYYPLSTLMRAGIRDILLISTPKDLPRFEDLLGDGRQWGLSLRYAEQPEPKGIAQALTIGADFIGGDDVCLILGDNIFYGDRLSEKLRRASGQPSGGTVFAYYVSDPERYGVVDFDAAGRALAIEEKPDVPPSNYAVTGLYFYDSSVVDVAEGLEPSDRGELEITDVNRHYLQEGQLQVETLGRGMAWLDTGTHDSLLQAANFVQTIEARQGLKISCPEEIAWQQGWIEANDVVRIGRSMDNNAYGQYLLDLVERAESDTTPTSA, from the coding sequence ATGAGCAACGACGAAACGGACCCTTCAACACGTACCCGAAAGGGCATCCTGCTGGCCGGCGGCGCCGGCACGCGGCTGTACCCGGCCACCCGGGCGGTGAGCAAGCAGCTCGTGCCCGTCTACGACAAGCCGATGGTGTACTACCCGCTGTCGACGCTGATGCGGGCGGGCATCCGGGACATCCTGCTCATCTCGACGCCGAAGGACCTGCCCCGGTTTGAAGACCTGCTGGGGGACGGGCGCCAGTGGGGCCTGAGTCTCCGCTACGCCGAGCAGCCGGAGCCGAAGGGCATCGCGCAGGCGCTTACGATCGGGGCCGACTTCATCGGCGGCGACGACGTATGTCTGATTCTCGGTGATAACATCTTCTACGGGGATAGGCTGAGCGAAAAGCTGCGCCGGGCGTCCGGGCAGCCCTCGGGAGGGACCGTGTTCGCCTACTACGTAAGCGACCCGGAGCGCTACGGGGTCGTGGACTTCGACGCGGCGGGGCGGGCCCTCGCCATCGAGGAGAAGCCCGACGTGCCGCCCTCCAACTACGCCGTCACAGGGCTCTACTTCTACGACAGTAGCGTCGTGGACGTCGCCGAGGGGCTGGAGCCGTCCGATCGGGGCGAGCTGGAAATTACGGACGTGAACCGGCACTACCTCCAGGAGGGGCAGCTCCAGGTCGAAACCCTCGGGCGGGGCATGGCGTGGCTCGATACCGGCACGCACGACTCGCTGCTGCAGGCGGCGAACTTCGTGCAGACGATCGAGGCGCGCCAGGGCCTCAAGATCAGTTGCCCCGAGGAGATTGCCTGGCAACAGGGCTGGATTGAGGCCAACGACGTGGTGCGGATCGGCCGGTCGATGGACAACAACGCCTACGGCCAGTACCTGCTCGACCTCGTGGAGCGCGCCGAGAGCGACACCACACCCACCTCCGCCTAG
- a CDS encoding HEPN domain-containing protein gives MKARRCTVPHEKQRRPDDPQAWLDRARSNLIRSRQRMPDVYLEDLCFDAQQAAEKALKALCIERGIDFPYVHDLARLVTLLQDEGQPVPDAVREAGRLTRYVVLTCYPGLDDPVSEDDYERAVAIAERVVEWVEGHVETGGETPDS, from the coding sequence ATGAAGGCCAGGAGGTGTACCGTGCCACACGAGAAGCAGCGTCGTCCGGATGATCCGCAAGCCTGGCTGGATCGGGCGCGTAGTAACCTGATCCGGTCCCGGCAACGGATGCCGGATGTATACCTAGAGGATCTCTGTTTTGATGCCCAACAAGCCGCTGAGAAAGCCCTCAAGGCCCTCTGTATTGAGCGTGGGATTGACTTTCCCTACGTGCATGATCTGGCACGCCTCGTGACGCTGCTTCAAGACGAAGGACAGCCTGTGCCTGACGCAGTGCGGGAAGCCGGGCGGCTTACACGCTACGTAGTCCTCACGTGCTACCCTGGGTTGGACGATCCCGTAAGCGAGGACGATTACGAACGGGCTGTAGCAATCGCTGAACGTGTCGTGGAGTGGGTGGAGGGCCATGTCGAAACGGGCGGGGAGACGCCAGACTCATAA
- the cysN gene encoding sulfate adenylyltransferase subunit CysN, which produces METQGASTQDMDVLRFTTAGSVDDGKSTLIGRLMYDTQEIFEEKMEEIERNTQRDDEELELALLTDGLRAEREQGITIDVAYRYFSTPERKFIIADTPGHEQYTRNMVTGASTAELAVELIDARNGVLEQTRRHGFITSLLQIPHVIVAVNKMDLVGYSEARFREIVAEYEDFADNLDVQDITFVPISALKGDNVVHHSGNMPWYEGSTLLHRLESVRTESTRNQVDFRFPVQTTIRPHQDFRGFAGQVASGKVRPGEEITVLPSGYTSEVDTITTLDGDLDEAGPGDSVVLSLEDELDVSRGSMIVRSRNKPDVTRQLDADLCWMNQEAMRQDRPYVLQHTTRRTQAYVSKIVYRTNVETFHREEASTFELNDIGRVEIETADPLFVDPYKLNRATGSFILIDPDTNDTVAAGMIRGVATGVTPFGQQAEPQAEDEAESSPNVTWEGLSVPREEREKQNGHKAGVVWLTGLSGAGKSTIAKAVEERLFDADVQTMMLDGDNVRHGLSGDLGFTPADRTENIRRVSEVARLFFEQGNVTLCSFVSPYQEDRDRARELLPEDVRDRFLEVHVDCPLEVCKERDTKGLYEKAEAGEITNFTGVSAPYEAPEDPDVVVNTDEMGVEACADQIVEALEARGIV; this is translated from the coding sequence ATGGAGACACAAGGCGCCAGCACCCAAGACATGGACGTATTGCGGTTTACGACCGCGGGGAGCGTCGACGACGGTAAGAGCACGCTCATTGGGCGGCTCATGTACGACACCCAGGAGATCTTCGAGGAGAAAATGGAGGAGATCGAGCGCAACACCCAGCGGGACGACGAGGAGCTGGAGCTGGCCCTCCTGACCGACGGCCTCCGCGCGGAGCGGGAGCAGGGCATCACGATCGACGTGGCCTACCGGTACTTCTCCACGCCGGAGCGCAAGTTTATCATCGCCGACACGCCGGGCCACGAGCAGTATACCCGCAACATGGTCACCGGCGCCTCGACGGCGGAACTGGCCGTGGAGCTGATTGACGCCCGGAACGGGGTGCTGGAGCAGACGCGGCGGCACGGCTTCATCACCTCGCTGCTGCAGATCCCCCACGTCATCGTGGCGGTCAACAAGATGGACCTGGTCGGCTACAGCGAGGCGCGCTTCCGCGAGATCGTGGCCGAGTACGAGGACTTCGCCGACAACCTGGACGTGCAGGACATCACGTTCGTCCCGATCTCGGCCCTGAAGGGGGACAACGTGGTGCACCACTCGGGTAACATGCCCTGGTACGAGGGCTCGACCCTCCTGCACCGCCTGGAGAGCGTGCGGACCGAGTCGACGCGCAACCAGGTGGACTTCCGGTTCCCGGTGCAGACGACGATCCGGCCGCACCAGGACTTTCGCGGTTTTGCCGGGCAGGTGGCCTCCGGAAAGGTGCGACCGGGGGAAGAGATTACGGTGCTCCCGTCCGGCTACACCTCGGAGGTGGACACGATCACGACGCTGGACGGGGATCTCGACGAGGCGGGCCCCGGCGACTCGGTGGTGCTGTCCCTTGAGGATGAGCTTGACGTCAGCCGCGGGTCGATGATCGTGCGGAGCCGCAACAAGCCGGACGTGACGCGGCAGCTGGACGCCGACCTCTGCTGGATGAACCAGGAGGCGATGCGTCAGGACCGCCCCTACGTCCTGCAGCACACCACGCGCCGGACGCAGGCCTACGTGTCGAAAATCGTCTACCGCACCAACGTGGAGACCTTCCACCGCGAGGAGGCTTCTACCTTCGAGCTCAACGACATCGGGCGGGTGGAGATCGAGACCGCCGACCCGCTGTTCGTCGACCCGTACAAGCTCAACCGGGCCACGGGCAGCTTCATCCTCATCGACCCGGACACCAACGATACGGTGGCCGCCGGCATGATTCGGGGCGTGGCCACCGGCGTGACGCCGTTCGGCCAGCAGGCAGAGCCGCAGGCGGAGGATGAGGCAGAGAGCTCCCCGAACGTGACGTGGGAGGGGCTCTCGGTTCCGCGCGAGGAGCGTGAAAAGCAGAACGGGCACAAGGCAGGCGTCGTTTGGCTGACGGGCCTGTCCGGCGCCGGCAAGTCCACCATCGCGAAGGCGGTGGAGGAGCGCCTCTTCGACGCGGACGTGCAGACGATGATGCTCGACGGGGACAACGTGCGGCACGGCCTGAGCGGCGACCTTGGCTTCACGCCCGCCGACCGCACAGAAAACATCCGTCGCGTCAGCGAGGTGGCGCGCCTCTTCTTCGAGCAGGGCAACGTGACGCTCTGCTCGTTCGTCTCCCCCTACCAGGAGGACCGCGACCGGGCCCGCGAGCTGCTGCCAGAGGACGTGCGCGACCGCTTCCTGGAGGTGCACGTCGACTGCCCGCTGGAGGTGTGCAAGGAGCGGGACACGAAGGGCCTCTACGAGAAGGCTGAGGCTGGTGAGATCACCAACTTCACCGGCGTCTCCGCGCCGTACGAGGCGCCCGAGGACCCGGATGTGGTCGTGAACACCGACGAGATGGGCGTCGAGGCATGCGCCGATCAGATCGTCGAGGCCCTCGAAGCGCGTGGCATTGTCTAG